GTACTTCGTCGCGATGAGGTCGGCCGAGACCCCCTGCGGCATGAAATAGCCCGGCAGGCCGACCGAGGGGTCCATGAACCAGGCGCCGCCCGACATGCCCATGCCGACGCGCGACATCGACTCGACGCCGCCGGCGATCACGATTTCGTCGGACCCCTGGGCGATCTTCGCAGCGCCGAGGTTGATGGCGTCGAGGCCCGAGGCGCAGAAGCGCGAGATCTGCATGCCCGGCGCGCTCATCGCGTAGCCCGCCTCGAACGCCGCCGAGCGCGGGATGACCGAGCCCGCCTCGCCGACCGGATCGACACAGCCGAAAATGATGTCATCGACCGTGGAGGTATCGAGGCCGTTGCGGTCGCGGACCGCTTCCAGGACCTTGGCGCCGAGACGAACGGCCGGCACCTCGTGGAGGGAACCGTCCTTCTTGCCGCGTCCGCGCGGGGTGCGGACGGCATCGTAAACAAATACGTCGGGCATCGTGGTCTCCTTGATAGCTCGGTCGCCGCCTAGAGGCCGCGCGCGATCAGCAACTTCATGATCTCGTTGGTGCCGCCGTAGATGCGCTGGACGCGGGCGTCGCGGTACATGCGGGCAATCGGGTATTCGTTCATGTAGCCGTAGCCACCGAAGAGCTGCAGGCATTCGTCGACCACCTTGCCCTGCAAATCGGACAGCCAGTATTTGGCCATCGAGGCGGTGGCGGGATCGAGGCCGCCGTCGATGTGACGCTGCACGCAGTCATTGTAGAAAACGCGCCCAATCGTCGCCTCGGTCTTGAGTTCGGCCAGCTTGAACTGGGTGTTCTGGAAGTCGATCAAGGGCCGGCCGAACGCCTTGCGTTCCTTGACGTAGTCGATGGTGACGGCGAGCGCCCGCTCGATCATGCCGATCGACTGGGTGCCGATCAGAAGCCGTTCCTGCGGCAGCTGCTGCATGAGCTGGACGAAGCCCTGCCCTTCCTGCGAACCGAGGAGGTTGGCGGTCGGCACGCGGACGTCGTTGAAGAACAGTTCCGACGTGTCGTTCGCCTTGAGGCCGATCTTGTCGAGGTTGCGGCCGCGCTGAAAGCCATCGACCTCGTCCGTCTCGACCACGATCAGAGAGGTGCCCTTGGCGCCTTCCGACGGGTCCGTCTTGGTGACGACGATGATGAGGTTTGCAAGCTGGCCGTTGGTGATGAAGGTTTTCGAACCGTTGATCCGGTACTGGTTGCCGTCCTTGTCGGCACGTGTCTTAACGCCCTGCAGGTCGGAGCCCGCGCCGGGCTCGGTCATGGCGATGGCGCCGATCAGCTCGCCCGTCGCCAGCTTCGGCAGCCACTTCCGTTTCTGCTCCTCCGAGCCGTAGTGGAGGATGTAAGGGGCCACGATAGCGCTGTGAAGCGCGATGCCGAAGCCGTCGGTGCCGACATGGCCGAGCGCCTCGATGATGGCGCTCTCATGCGCGAAGCTGCCGCCCGAGCCGCCGTACTGCTCCGGCATGGAGGCGCAAAGCAACCCCGCCGCGCCGGCCTTCAGCCAGCTTTCGCGGTCGACCATCTCGTTCTTCTCGAATTCCTCGTAGCGGGGCGCGATCTCGGCCTCGAGGAATTTCGTGGCCATGTCGTAGAGCATGGACACGTCTTCGCCGGCCCAGGCGGGCTTGGGCAGGCCCAGAACTTCTGCGGGATTGGTCATGCGGGCTCCTCCAACCCTGGCAACTTAGAACGCCTCGGCCGGCAGCGCCATCATGGTATCGGCGCCCGTCGAGATGCGGGCAAGGTGGGCGGCGGTCTCGGGCATCACGCGCTCCATGAAATAGCGGCCGGTCACCAGCTTGTGCTCGCAGAACGGGGCGGCATCGCCGGCGCCGCCGGTGAGCTTCTGCTGCGCAGCCTTGACCATCTGGCCCCACATGTAGCCCAGCGCGACGAGCCCGAAGAGGTGCAGATAGTCGGTGGATGCCGCGCCAGCGTTGTCGGGTCTTTGCATAGCGTTCTGCATCAACCACATCGTCGCTGCCTGGAGGTCGTTGAGCCCCTTCTTCAGCGCCTTGGTGTAGGGCGCCATCTTCTCGTCGGAGCGGTTCGTCTCGCAGAACTCGCCGACCTCCTTGAAGAACGCCTGGACGGCGCGGCCGCCGTTCTGCGCCAGCTTGCGGCCGACCAGATCGAGAGCCTGGACGCCATTGGCGCCCTCATAGATCATGGCGATGCGCGCGTCGCGCACGAACTGGCTCATGCCGTGCTCTTCAATGTAGCCGTGGCCGCCGAACACCTGCTGCGCCATGACCGCGTGCTCAAAACCCTTGTCGGTGAGCACGCCCTTGACGATCGGCGTCATCAGGCCGAGCAGGTCGTCGGCGAGCTGCCGATCCTTCTCATCACCGGAACGGTGGGCGACGTCGGAGCGGAGCGCGGTCCACAGCGCAAGCGCGCGACCGGCTTCGTTGAACGACCTCATCGTCATCAGCTTGCGACGGATGTCCGGGTGGACAATGATCGGATCGGCTTGTCTGTCCGGCGCCTTCGGCCCCGACAGCGAACGGCCCTGGATGCGCTCGCGGGCGTAGGCTGCCGCGTTCTGGTAGGCGGCCTCGCCGATCGCCAGGCCCTGCAGGCCGACGCCGAGGCGGGCCTCGTTCATCATCACGAACATGGCCTTGAGGCCGCCATTCTCCTGGCCCAGCAGCCAGCCGGTCGCCTCATCGTAGTTCATGACGCAGGTCGAGTTGCCGTGGATGCCCATCTTCTCTTCGATCGAGCCGCAGGAGACGGCATTGCGCGCGCCGGGATTGCCCTCGGCATCCAGCACGAATTTCGGCACGATGAACAGCGAGATGCCCTTGACGCCCTCCGGCGCCCCTTCGATGCGGGCCAGCACCAGATGGACGATGTTTTCGGAGAGGTCGTGCTCGCCGGCGGAGATGAAGATCTTCTGGCCTGAGATCTTGTAGGAGCCGTCGGCGTTCGGCACGGCCTTGGTGCGCAACAGGCCAAGATCCGTTCCGCAATGCGGCTCGGTCAGGTTCATGGTGCCGGTCCAGGCGCCGTCGGCCATCTTCGGCAGGTAGGCGGCCTTCTGCTCGTCGTTGCCGTGAGCAACGATCGCAGCAATCGCGCCCTGCGTCAGGCCCGGATACATCATGAAGGCCATGTTGGCCGAAACGAAGTATTCGCCGACCGCGGTGTGGACTGCATAGGGAAGCCCCTGCCCGCCGAACTCGGCAGGGACCGCAAGGCCGAGCCAGCCGCCCTCGCGATACTGGGCCCAGGCGTCCTTGAAGGCCTCCGGGGTCGTCACCGATCCGTCGTCGTTGCGCTTGCAGCCTTGCGTGTCGCCAATGCGGTTGGTCGGCTGGATCACTTCCTCCGCCAGCCGGGCACCCTCGGCCAGGATGGCTTCCAGCACGTCGCCGCTTGCATCAGCGAAACCAGGCAGGTTGGCATAGCGCTCGTAGCCGAGCACATCGTTGAGGACGAAAAGGGTGTCTGCAACCGGCGCCCGGTAGATCGGCATACGCTTCCTCCAGCATGTGACGTGCATGTTGCGGCGGACAGCCGCATCAGGCGGTGCTCACCGCTCATAATTGACGTTTGCGTAAACGTCAATTCGGCGCGTGTGAATTTCGACTGCGATTGCATGGGTATGAGCCATGTTCGGGTCGCAGTTTCTACATCAGGCCCCTGCCTATACGCCTGCATCGAATACGGACCGGGCGCCCAGTTCAACGATACCGCCATCACCGCCGTGCAAACCGCCCCCGAGAGGTGAGCCCGGATCGCCCAGCAGACCCGTTGCTGCGCCGATTGGATCTCACACGTCGGGTGCAGGAAGTTCGTAGCCTTTCTCTCCGGTACGGCCATTCGACAGAACCGACGCCGGTAAGCCAGGAGTTTGGATTTTGCTCTTTCTTTGATCGCGATTATTATGGGGGCGCTGCCAGAATCCTTGGCCTGCTGAAAGAGGCAGGGGGATGGAACGTAGGCTTTCCGCGATTCTCGCTGCCGACGTGGTCGGCTACAACCGCCTCATGGAACGTGACGAGGTCGACACGTTCGAACGCCTGCGCTCTCATCGCGTCAATCTGTTCGAGCCCGAGATTGCAGCTCATCACGGCCGCATCTTCAAACTCACCGGTGACGGCCTGCTGGCCGAATTCGGCAGCGTCGTCGACGCCGTCGAGTGCGCGGTTCTGCTGGAGCGCGAGATGTCGGAGCGCAACAACGGCCTGTCCGCGGATCGACGGATAGACGTGCGCATCGGGCTCCATGTCGGCGATGTCATCATCGACGGCGAAGATCGCCATGGCGACGCCGTCAACGTCGCCGCGCGGCTCGAGCAGGTCGCCGAAAGCGGCGGCATCTGCCTCTCCAGTGCGGTCCTCGGACATGTCCGCCACAAGGTGGCGCTGCGGTTCGAGCCGCGTGGCGTGGTGCACCTCAAGAACATCGCAGAACCGGTCAAGGTCTTCAGTGTCGCCCTGGAACATCGGCCTGCGGAGAAATCGATCGCCCGATTGGCTCGCGCAAAGTGGCCCGTCCTGGCCGCGCTGATGGTGCTTCTTGCATCAGGCCTCGGCTACTTTCTACTCCAGACGAGCCATGAGTCGACGCTGCCCGTGGCACCGATCACGGGTAGCGAACGCGCGCAGATGTCAGCGCTGCTGCCCTTTACACAAGCGGTCGCGCCAAGCGCGCCTGCGTCGGTTGTGCCCCCCGCCGGGTCCGTGTCGGGCGACCAGGGCATTCCCGTGATCGTCGTGCTGCCGTTCGAGGATCTTACCGGCGACGACTCCCCCGGCGGCCTGGGCAAGGGCATAGCGGAGGCATTCATGTCCGATCTGGCGACCTTTCCAGATTTCGAGGTCGTATCCAGCACGTCGTCCTTTGCCTACGCAGGCAAGCCCGTACCTGAAATCGTCAAGCAGACGGGAGCCCTGTTCGTCAGTGGGGAAGCGTCAGGCGGACCGGCGGGAAAGCTGCCGTGACCATGCAACTCGTTCGCGCCGACACGGACCGGCACCTGAAGATCGCACAGATCGAGGAACAGCTGACTGATCCTGTTCTGCTCCAGAGCAGGGTTGCCAGCAGGCTGCGCGATGAACTCGGTGGAATGACGGGCGTCATTCGCCAGGAATACGACCGCATTGCACAGTCAAGGGCCGAAACGGAGCGCACTGAGTATGACTATTATGCTCTCGGACACGTCGAAATGCTGCGTGGACGAGGCGAAGCTGCCGGCAAGATTTGGCAGGAGGGGTTGGCTCGGTTTCCCCGATCCCCCCTGCTCCACTACAAGGTCGTGATCTACCATCTCAATCAGCATGCTTCCGTAGAACCCGCCGCGAAGCTGTGGGCGGATGCCGAGAAGCTGCCAAGGCGGACGCGCCTCGATGACTGGTATCGACATTGGCTTAGCGCGTGGCTGCACGGCTATCGCAACGAGCATGCCGCTGCCGTCTCCGAGGCGCGAGCGGCGATCGCCATGGCGCCATACGATGCTGTCTCGCACAACGCCTTGAGCTGGGTCATGCTTGAAGCGGGGAAGACGGACGAGGCAATCGAATGGGCCACGTTCGCCGCGACGCATGATCCGAACATGTACGATCGATCGTACTTCCGGAATCTCAAAGACGCTTACAGTTCAGCGCGAAAATGGCCGGAAGCCGTTGCGCTGGGCGAGGCGCAGGTCGTCAACGATCCTGTCTACGCCAAATGGTGGTACGAATTTCTCGATTTTGCCTACTCGGGCGCAGGTCAAACGGAGAGGGCCCACGCGGCCTGGAAGACGGCTCTGACCCTTCCCGAGCCGCCGGAACCGTGATGGCACTGCTGTCTCAAGCGCTTCACCCCGCGCTGCGTGCCACTGTCCGGCGGAGACGCCCAACGGGTATCGCCCGACGGGTTCGGGCATCGGCGAGCCGATTTCGACCGACCAAAGGACGGGGCACGATCGCTCCAGGAGGCGGATGGCGTGGTCACAAGAGGACCTGAAACGAGATGATCGTACAAGCCTGTCTCAACGGGGCGCGCGCCAGCGACTTTCATCCCCGTCTGCCGCTGACCGCCGATGCTCTGGCACGCGACGGGGCCTCCTGTGTCGCCGCCGGCGCAGCCGAATTGCACGTCCACGCGCGTGCGGCGGACGGGACTGAAAGCCTGGAGGCGGTGAACCCGACCATGCTTGCCATTCGCTCCGCCTGCCCCGGAACGCTTGTCGGCGTGTCGACCGGAGCCTGGATCGAGAACGACGAGAAGCGGACCCGCGATGCGATTGGAGGATGGAAGGAGCTTCCCGACTACGCCTCCGTGAACCTGTCGGAAGCCGACGCGCCGGCAATCATGGATCTGCTGCGGCGACGCGGGATCGGGGTCGAGGCGGGGTTGGCCTCGGTGGACGATGCCGAGCGCCTGGTCAGGCTTCCCGACCACGCGCAAGTGCTGCGCATCCTGATCGAGGTCGATGAACAGGACCTGGTCCTGGCGCGCGAGGTCGCGGACGGCATCGCCGCGGTGCTGGACCGGGCCGCCCTGCGCCGCCCGATCCTGCTGCACGGCAGCGACGCCACCGTGTGGCCCTTCGTCGAATTGGCGCGCCAGCGACGATGGTCGACACGGGTGGGACTGGAGGACGGCAAGGACCTTGCGGATGGGACGCCAGCGTCCGGCAATGAAGCCCTGGTGGCTGCCGCGGTGGCGGTGTTTCGTGGCGGGCCGTCATGACCTGACGGCCCGGCCAGGCGTGTTCCGATTCCGGCTCAGCCGGCGAGGCGCGCCGCCGAGGACGCAGCCAGCTCGTCGCGCACGCGGGCCAGAGCTTCGGAAAGCTCGCCGATCGCAGAGTCGATTTCCTGGCGCTGCTTCTGAAGACGCGCCAACTGTTTTTCCGACTTGTCGTGTGCGACGCGCAGCTGGCGGATGTTGCTCCCCGTCGGATCGTAGAGGTCGATCATCTGCTTGACGTCGCGCAGCGAGAAGCCGACGCGGCGGCCGAGCAGGATAAGCTTGAGGCGGGCGCGGTCGCGGCGCGAGTAGAGGCGCGTTGCGCCCTCGCGCCGGGGGCTCAGCAGACCCTTGTCCTCGTAGAACCGAAGTGTCCTCAGCGAGACGTCGAATTCCTTGGCGAGGTCGCCGATCCGGCTCAGGGCTTCGGGCGCCTCGGACGCGTCGCCAAAATTGCCGAACGATTCGCCGCCAGCGATAGCATGTATGGTCATAGTTTGGGTTTTCCGCTCGTGCAGGAAGGACCTGCGGCCTGACATACGAACAATCGCCCGCGGGCCACACATCCGTGACGTGCGGCCCGCGCGGGACGATTGATCGATTACGTTTACGTAAATGTACTGCCCAGCGCCTTTGTTCGCAAGTGCGAGAACTGCGACAATTCGGCGTTGTGTGGCCGCTTTAGATGCAGCCGGGTAAGATTGGTTAACGCCTTGTTTACCACAGTCGGCGAAATGTGTGCGCGTCGGTCTCCCGTGTTTATCCTGTTTTGCGTTCTTCACGGCTTCGGACGGGGGGTTTTGAATTGCCTCGGAAGGATGCCTTCCGCCGCCGCGTGCGGCCGTGTCCGGTCCCGACAGGGGATAGCGAAGCTGGGACGGTCTACCAGCGAACAGACGAACGGACATTTCCATGGACGGCAGGCGGCCCTATCTGGATTCTCTCAATGTCGGTCGGCAGCGTCGCGCCCACACCACGCTCGACGAGCTGAACCGTTCCATCGAACAGCTGGGCGAAAGGCTCGAGCGGCGCGACGAATTCACCCGCGGGGCGCGCGCGCCTGAGCCGGAGCGACGGCGCCTGGCCGACCATATCGGCTACAGAAGCCTCGACGACGCCGCGCGCCAGCCATCACAGGAGCGGCGGGAGGCCTCGGCGTCGCGCGACGATGCCTATCTTGCCACGACAGGAAGACTCTCGGCGGAAGTCCGAGGGCTGCGCGAGGAACTGCGCCAACAGATGTCGTCCGGGCTGCAGCGCGAATTCGACACCCTGCGCGCCGACATTGCACGCGCCTATGCGTCGTCCGGCGGCAAGACCAGCGGCAAGCTGACCGAGGAACTGGAGCGGCTGACCGAGACCATCCAGCATCTCTCGAACCGAAGCGACGACCGCGGCATCAACCTTCTCAGGCTCGACATCGAGCAGGTGAAGGCCGAGATCGATTCACTGGCGCGCGACGAAACGCTGCGCGCCATGGACAGGCGCTGGGATCGCCTCGACCAGCGCTGGGACGACCTCGAGCACCGCATCGATGTCCGCACGACGCCCGATCCTGACCTGAGCGCGCTGAACGAGCGGCTGCAGCACATCACGGACGCCGTCAACAACCTGCCCGAGTCGCTATCGCTCAGGTCGCTCGAAGACAAGGTGCGCACGCTCGCCGGATCGGTCGAGCATTTCTCGCAGCAGCGGGACGACCGCTCGCCGCAACTCTTCGCCGCCATCGAACAGCGGCTGGACGAGATTTCTCGGGCCATCGTGGCGTCGGCCGTGGCCGCACAGCCGCTGCCCTTCGATTTCGAACCGATCGAGCGCATCGAGACCCGTATCTCGGCGCTCGCGCGGCAGTTGGACGAATTGTCCAGTCGCAGCCCCTCGGTCGAGATACTGGACCGACTGAACACTCTTTCCCAGCGCATCGAGGAAGTCGCGCAGCAGGCGGATGTGCCGGCGCGGTCCGTCGAGCGCCTGGCCAGCCAGATCGCGATCATCGTCGACAGGATCGACGCGGGCTCCATGCTGCCCGACGCCGACCAGATCATGCGCGGCATCGAGCAGCGCTTCGACCAGTTCGCAACGGCGCTCGTGCAGCGCCAGGACAATGCATTCGACGCCAACCAGGCTATGTTCCGCGACCTGGAGGCGCGCCTTCACGACGTCGTGTCCCGGCTCGACCATCGGCCGGAGCCCGCCGCGGTGGACAACTCGGGCCTCATCGACGCGATCGACGCGCGCCTGGACGATTTTACACGTCGGCTCGAGACGCAACCCTCGACGCCGTCCTTGGACGCCGACGCGATCCGCAACCTGGAGACCCAGATCGCGGGCCTTTCGGCATTCCTTTCCCAGCCCGATCCGGCCGGATCGGCAATCGAAAGCATCTCGCCGCGCCTGGAGGAGATGGAGAAGGCGATCCGTGGAAACCGCGACACCGTCGTCGACGCGGCGCGCCGCGCGGCGGAAGACGTCGTGCGCTCGTTCGGCGGCTCCAAGACCGACGCCGACGCGGTCGCGGGACTGACCCAGGATCTCAAGACGCTCGAGTCGATCACCCGGCGGTCGGACGACCGCAACTCGAAGACGTTCGAGGCGATACACGACACCCTGCTCAAGATCGTCGACCGGCTCAGCTCTATCGAGACGGGGGCAGCGATGCCGCCCGCCAAGGTCACCATTCCTCAGGCGCCTTCCATCGAGCCGATCGATCCGCCCATGGTCGAGGCTGTGGCGACCGCGCCCATGGAAAGCGCCCTTGCCGATGCGAGCTTCGAGGAAGCTTCCGCCGATCCCGTGATCGCATCCGCAGACGGCGGCGCAGCCCTCCCCGCGGCGGCGAAGCGGCGGTCCATGTTCAGCGGACTTGGACGCGCGCTTTCCGGCAGGAAGACCGCGGAAGACCAGGCGCCGACTCCCGACGCACCGAAGACGGAACCGATCGCGCCAAAGCTCGATCTCGATGAACCGCTGGATCCCAAAGCGGCGAACCGCCCCTTGCAGCCAGGCTCGGGCGCGCCCGACCTCTCGCGCATCATGAAGCGGGTTCGCGAAGAGCGCGCCCAACCGGCGAAGGCCGAAGAGACGGACGCCGCGAAGTCGGATTTCATCGCGGCAGCGCGGCGCGCGGCGCAGGCGGCGGCCGCCGAAGCCGAGGTGCTCAAGCGGCATTCCGACATGGCCGGCCCCGGACGCGGCTTCAAGCTCGGCGACCTGCTGAAGGCGCGCCGCAAGCCGATACTCATGGGCGCTGCGGCCGTTATGATCGCACTTGCGGGCCTGCAGCTCGGCAAGGCCTTCATGTCGGATCAGCCCAGCCTGGCCAAGACGAACCCGGCAGAGACGAATCTTGCTGCGGCTCCGGTCGCCGTCGATGAGACGCCCGTCGTCGCGGAACCCGGCCGGACTGCCGAAGCGCCAGAGGCCACGACGGCCGACGCCGAGCCGGAGGCGCTTGCGGAATCCGCGCCGCGCCCCGAGGGCGGAATTGCCGCTACCGAGTTTTCAGACGAAGCTTTGAGCGCTTCCGCCTCCCCCGTGCTCACCGGCGAAGCAGATGTTCCCGTCGCTGCCGAACCCGAGAGCGCCGCATCCTCCCCGTCGGGGCCGGCGACCGCATCGGTTTCGCTGGCAGCCGGAGCGCAGCCGCTACAGGCCGAAGCACAGACCGCTCAGATGCCGGCCGCGCCCGCCGATGTCGGCCCCATCGCATTGCGCGAGGCGGCAGACGCCGGTGATCCGAAAGCCATGTTCGAGGTGGGCGCCCGTCATTCCGAAGGCCGCGGCGTCAAGACGGACAACGAGAAGGCGGCCGAATGGTACGAGCGCGCCGCAGAACTCGGTCTGGCGCCGGCGCAATACCGCATCGGCAACATGTACGAGAAGGGCGTGGGCGTCGAACGCGACCTGGCCAAGGCCAAGACCTGGTATCAGATGGCCGCCGAGCAGGGGAACGCCAGCGCCATGCACAATCTCGCCGTGCTCTACGCCATGGGCGCGGACGGAACGACCGACAACGAATCCGCGGCGCGCTGGTTCGTCAAGGCAGGCGAGCTCGGCGTGAAGGACAGCCAGTTCAACCTGGGGATCCTGAACGCCAAGGGCGTCGGCATGCCGCAGAACCTCGAGGAGAGCTACAAGTGGTTCGCGCTGGTGGCCAAGAGCGGCGACCGCGACGCCACCGCCAAGCGCGACGAGATCGCCAATTCGCTGCGTCCCGAACAGCTGGAAAAGGCGCGCGCGGCAACCGAACTCTGGAAGGCCAAGCAGGTGGATCCCGCTTCGAACGTCGTCGACATCCCCGACGAGTGGACGGAAAGCCAGGAACGCACGGCCAGCATCGACATGAAAAAGGCCGTCAAGACGATCCAGCTCATCCTGAACAAGAACGGCTATGACGCGGGCGGCGCGGACGGCGTGATCGGCCAGAAGACGAAAGACGCGATCATCGCCTTCCAGAAGGACATCGGCCTGCCGGCAGATGGTCAGGTGACCGAGCAGCTGGTCGAGGAGCTCATCGCCCGCAAGTGAATCGGCAAATCGGCCAAGTGCGGCACAAACGTCTCATGTGCCCGTAATTGTTGGGAATTCGGGCGATATTTCCGGCCGATTGTTTGACACCCGCCGCAATGTGGGCGCAAGTACCGGATAGCGCTTCGAGAGGTGGCGGCACGGGCGGAGGGTCCTGCCGGCCTTCGCAATAATCGGGTTATTCGGGTGGGCATCTATCTGCCGATCGCAGAAATGGCGGTCAACGTCTTCGTCTTACTCGCGATGGGTGCGGCGGTCGGCTTCCTGTCTGGCATGTTTGGCGTTGGCGGCGGCTTCCTGATCACCCCGCTCCTGATCTTCTACAATATCCCCCCGGCCATTGCCGTCGCCACAGGCGCCAACCAGGTCATCGCCTCCTCGTTCTCAGGTGCGCTGTCCCACATCAAGCGCAAGACGCTCGACTTCAAGCTCGGCACCGTGCTGCTGCTGGGCGGCTTCGTGGGATCGGCGATCGGCGCCTATGTGTTCGCGCTGTTGCGCAGCGTCGGCCAGTTGGACCTCTTCATCTCGCTTTTCTACGTCGTCTTCCTGAGTGCCGTCGGCGGCCTCATGCTGGTCGAGAGCGTGCGCTCCATGCAGAAGGCGCGCGCCGGCGCCGCGCCGGCCCTCAAGAAATCCGGACAGCACAACTGGATCCATCGCCTCCCCCTCAAGATGCGGTTCCGCACGTCGAAGCTGTTCGTCAGCATCATTCCGGTGCTGGCGCTGGGGGCGGGCATCGGATTCCTGGCAGCCATCATGGGCGTCGGCGGCGGCTTCCTCATGGTTCCCGCGCTGATCTACCTCCTCAAGGTGCCGACCAACGTCGTCGTCGGGACCTCGCTCTTCCAGATCATCTTCGTCACCGCCTTCACCACCATCATTCACGCCACCGCGAACCAGACCGTCGACATCGTGCTGGCCTTCTGCCTGATGGTCGGCGGCGTCGCCGGCGCGCAGTACGGCGCCAAGGCCGGGCAGAAGCTGCGGGGCGAGCAGCTTCGCGCGCTGCTG
This portion of the Mesorhizobium shangrilense genome encodes:
- a CDS encoding acyl-CoA dehydrogenase family protein, producing the protein MTNPAEVLGLPKPAWAGEDVSMLYDMATKFLEAEIAPRYEEFEKNEMVDRESWLKAGAAGLLCASMPEQYGGSGGSFAHESAIIEALGHVGTDGFGIALHSAIVAPYILHYGSEEQKRKWLPKLATGELIGAIAMTEPGAGSDLQGVKTRADKDGNQYRINGSKTFITNGQLANLIIVVTKTDPSEGAKGTSLIVVETDEVDGFQRGRNLDKIGLKANDTSELFFNDVRVPTANLLGSQEGQGFVQLMQQLPQERLLIGTQSIGMIERALAVTIDYVKERKAFGRPLIDFQNTQFKLAELKTEATIGRVFYNDCVQRHIDGGLDPATASMAKYWLSDLQGKVVDECLQLFGGYGYMNEYPIARMYRDARVQRIYGGTNEIMKLLIARGL
- a CDS encoding acyl-CoA dehydrogenase C-terminal domain-containing protein → MPIYRAPVADTLFVLNDVLGYERYANLPGFADASGDVLEAILAEGARLAEEVIQPTNRIGDTQGCKRNDDGSVTTPEAFKDAWAQYREGGWLGLAVPAEFGGQGLPYAVHTAVGEYFVSANMAFMMYPGLTQGAIAAIVAHGNDEQKAAYLPKMADGAWTGTMNLTEPHCGTDLGLLRTKAVPNADGSYKISGQKIFISAGEHDLSENIVHLVLARIEGAPEGVKGISLFIVPKFVLDAEGNPGARNAVSCGSIEEKMGIHGNSTCVMNYDEATGWLLGQENGGLKAMFVMMNEARLGVGLQGLAIGEAAYQNAAAYARERIQGRSLSGPKAPDRQADPIIVHPDIRRKLMTMRSFNEAGRALALWTALRSDVAHRSGDEKDRQLADDLLGLMTPIVKGVLTDKGFEHAVMAQQVFGGHGYIEEHGMSQFVRDARIAMIYEGANGVQALDLVGRKLAQNGGRAVQAFFKEVGEFCETNRSDEKMAPYTKALKKGLNDLQAATMWLMQNAMQRPDNAGAASTDYLHLFGLVALGYMWGQMVKAAQQKLTGGAGDAAPFCEHKLVTGRYFMERVMPETAAHLARISTGADTMMALPAEAF
- a CDS encoding adenylate/guanylate cyclase domain-containing protein, with product MERRLSAILAADVVGYNRLMERDEVDTFERLRSHRVNLFEPEIAAHHGRIFKLTGDGLLAEFGSVVDAVECAVLLEREMSERNNGLSADRRIDVRIGLHVGDVIIDGEDRHGDAVNVAARLEQVAESGGICLSSAVLGHVRHKVALRFEPRGVVHLKNIAEPVKVFSVALEHRPAEKSIARLARAKWPVLAALMVLLASGLGYFLLQTSHESTLPVAPITGSERAQMSALLPFTQAVAPSAPASVVPPAGSVSGDQGIPVIVVLPFEDLTGDDSPGGLGKGIAEAFMSDLATFPDFEVVSSTSSFAYAGKPVPEIVKQTGALFVSGEASGGPAGKLP
- a CDS encoding tetratricopeptide repeat protein, whose protein sequence is MTMQLVRADTDRHLKIAQIEEQLTDPVLLQSRVASRLRDELGGMTGVIRQEYDRIAQSRAETERTEYDYYALGHVEMLRGRGEAAGKIWQEGLARFPRSPLLHYKVVIYHLNQHASVEPAAKLWADAEKLPRRTRLDDWYRHWLSAWLHGYRNEHAAAVSEARAAIAMAPYDAVSHNALSWVMLEAGKTDEAIEWATFAATHDPNMYDRSYFRNLKDAYSSARKWPEAVALGEAQVVNDPVYAKWWYEFLDFAYSGAGQTERAHAAWKTALTLPEPPEP
- a CDS encoding 3-keto-5-aminohexanoate cleavage protein, with protein sequence MIVQACLNGARASDFHPRLPLTADALARDGASCVAAGAAELHVHARAADGTESLEAVNPTMLAIRSACPGTLVGVSTGAWIENDEKRTRDAIGGWKELPDYASVNLSEADAPAIMDLLRRRGIGVEAGLASVDDAERLVRLPDHAQVLRILIEVDEQDLVLAREVADGIAAVLDRAALRRPILLHGSDATVWPFVELARQRRWSTRVGLEDGKDLADGTPASGNEALVAAAVAVFRGGPS
- a CDS encoding MerR family transcriptional regulator; amino-acid sequence: MTIHAIAGGESFGNFGDASEAPEALSRIGDLAKEFDVSLRTLRFYEDKGLLSPRREGATRLYSRRDRARLKLILLGRRVGFSLRDVKQMIDLYDPTGSNIRQLRVAHDKSEKQLARLQKQRQEIDSAIGELSEALARVRDELAASSAARLAG
- a CDS encoding peptidoglycan-binding protein, which encodes MDGRRPYLDSLNVGRQRRAHTTLDELNRSIEQLGERLERRDEFTRGARAPEPERRRLADHIGYRSLDDAARQPSQERREASASRDDAYLATTGRLSAEVRGLREELRQQMSSGLQREFDTLRADIARAYASSGGKTSGKLTEELERLTETIQHLSNRSDDRGINLLRLDIEQVKAEIDSLARDETLRAMDRRWDRLDQRWDDLEHRIDVRTTPDPDLSALNERLQHITDAVNNLPESLSLRSLEDKVRTLAGSVEHFSQQRDDRSPQLFAAIEQRLDEISRAIVASAVAAQPLPFDFEPIERIETRISALARQLDELSSRSPSVEILDRLNTLSQRIEEVAQQADVPARSVERLASQIAIIVDRIDAGSMLPDADQIMRGIEQRFDQFATALVQRQDNAFDANQAMFRDLEARLHDVVSRLDHRPEPAAVDNSGLIDAIDARLDDFTRRLETQPSTPSLDADAIRNLETQIAGLSAFLSQPDPAGSAIESISPRLEEMEKAIRGNRDTVVDAARRAAEDVVRSFGGSKTDADAVAGLTQDLKTLESITRRSDDRNSKTFEAIHDTLLKIVDRLSSIETGAAMPPAKVTIPQAPSIEPIDPPMVEAVATAPMESALADASFEEASADPVIASADGGAALPAAAKRRSMFSGLGRALSGRKTAEDQAPTPDAPKTEPIAPKLDLDEPLDPKAANRPLQPGSGAPDLSRIMKRVREERAQPAKAEETDAAKSDFIAAARRAAQAAAAEAEVLKRHSDMAGPGRGFKLGDLLKARRKPILMGAAAVMIALAGLQLGKAFMSDQPSLAKTNPAETNLAAAPVAVDETPVVAEPGRTAEAPEATTADAEPEALAESAPRPEGGIAATEFSDEALSASASPVLTGEADVPVAAEPESAASSPSGPATASVSLAAGAQPLQAEAQTAQMPAAPADVGPIALREAADAGDPKAMFEVGARHSEGRGVKTDNEKAAEWYERAAELGLAPAQYRIGNMYEKGVGVERDLAKAKTWYQMAAEQGNASAMHNLAVLYAMGADGTTDNESAARWFVKAGELGVKDSQFNLGILNAKGVGMPQNLEESYKWFALVAKSGDRDATAKRDEIANSLRPEQLEKARAATELWKAKQVDPASNVVDIPDEWTESQERTASIDMKKAVKTIQLILNKNGYDAGGADGVIGQKTKDAIIAFQKDIGLPADGQVTEQLVEELIARK